A single genomic interval of Lynx canadensis isolate LIC74 chromosome A2, mLynCan4.pri.v2, whole genome shotgun sequence harbors:
- the ADGRL1 gene encoding adhesion G protein-coupled receptor L1 isoform X3 — MGAQTTRSVTPTLSRWRTCSATCLMPSRSCHRGVTTAPSAWWLPALTPFPTPVLGPTSTWRCSTTVSPTGMGGWGGAPHLSDISGALVPPPEPGMVAVFVCPGTLQKVLEPTSTHESEHQSGAWCKDPLQAGDRIYVMPWIPYRTDTLTEYASWEDYVAARHTTTYRLPNRVDGTGFVVYDGAVFYNKERTRNIVKYDLRTRIKSGETVINTANYHDTSPYRWGGKTDIDLAVDENGLWVIYATEGNNGRLVVSQLNPYTLRFEGTWETGYDKRSASNAFMVCGVLYVLRSVYVDDDSEAAGNRVDYAFNTNANREEPVSLAFPNPYQFVSSVDYNPRDNQLYVWNNYFVVRYSLEFGPPDPSAGPATSPPVSTTTTARPTPLTSTASPAATTPLRRVPLTTHPVGAINQLGPDLPPATAPAPSTRRPPAPNLHVSPELFCEPREVRRVQWPATQQGMLVERPCPKGTRGIASFQCLPALGLWNPRGPDLSNCTSPWVNQVAQKIKSGENAANIASELARHTRGSIYAGDVSSSVKLMEQLLDILDAQLQALRPIERESAGKNYNKMHKRERTCKDYIKAVVETVDNLLRPEALESWKDMNATEQVHTATMLLDVLEEGAFLLADNVREPARFLAAKQNVVLEVTVLNTEGQVQELVFPQEYPSENSIQLSANTIKQNSRNGVVKVVFILYNNLGLFLSTENATVKLAGEAGSGGPGGASLVVNSQVIAASINKESSRVFLMDPVIFTVAHLEAKNHFNANCSFWNYSERSMLGYWSTQGCRLVESNKTHTTCACSHLTNFAVLMAHHEIYQGRINELLLSVITWVGIVISLVCLAICISTFCFLRGLQTDRNTIHKNLCINLFLAELLFLVGIDKTQYEIACPIFAGLLHYFFLAAFSWLCLEGVHLYLLLVEVFESEYSRTKYYYLGGYCFPALVVGIAAAIDYRSYGTEKACWLRVDNYFIWSFIGPVSFVIVVNLVFLMVTLHKMIRSSSVLKPDSSRLDNIKSWALGAIALLFLLGLTWAFGLLFINKESVVMAYLFTTFNAFQGVFIFVFHCALQKKVHKEYSKCLRHSYCCIRSPPGGAHGSLKTSAMRSNTRYYTGTQSRIRRMWNDTVRKQTESSFMAGDINSTPTLNRGTMGNHLLTNPVLQPRGGTSPYNTLIAESVGFNPSSPPVFNSPGSYREPKHPLGGREACGMDTLPLNGNFNNSYSLRSGDFPPGDGASEPPRGRNLADAAAFEKMIISELVHNNLRGGSSGAKGPPPPEPPVPPVPGGGGEEEAGGPGGADRAEIELLYKALEEPLLLPRAQSVLYQSDLDESESCTAEDGATSRPLSSPPGRDSLYASGANLRDSPSYPDSSPEGPSEALPPPPPAPPGPPEIYYTSRPPALVARNPLQGYYQVRRPSHEGYLAAPGLEGPGPDGDGQMQLVTSL; from the exons ATGGGCGCACAGACGACAAGATCTGTGACGCCGACCCTTTCCAGATGGAGAACGTGCAGTGCTACCTGCCTGATGCCTTCAAGATCATGTCACAGAG GTGTAACAACCGCACCCAGTGCGTGGTGGTTGCCGGCTCTGACGCCTTTCCCGACCCCTGTCCTGGGACCTACAAGTACCTGGAGGTGCAGTACGACTGTGTCCCCTACA ggaatgggggggtggggcggggccccCCACCTTTCTGACATCAGCGGTGCCTTGGTCCCTCCTCCCGAGCCGGGGATGGTCGCAG TCTTCGTGTGCCCAGGGACCCTGCAGAAGGTGTTGGAGCCCACCTCCACGCACGAGTCGGAACACCAGTCTGGCGCCTGGTGCAAGGACCCGCTGCAGGCGGGCGACCGTATCTACGTCATGCCCTGGATCCCCTACCGCACGGACACGCTGACCGAGTACGCCTCGTGGGAGGACTACGTGGCCGCGCGCCACACCACCACCTACCGCCTGCCCAACCGCGTGGACGGCACGGGTTTCGTGGTCTACGATGGCGCCGTCTTCTACAACAAGGAGCGCACGCGCAACATCGTCAAGTACGACCTGCGCACGCGCATCAAGAGTGGGGAGACGGTCATCAACACCGCCAACTACCACGACACCTCGCCCTACCGCTGGGGGGGCAAGACCGACATCGACCTAGCCGTGGACGAGAACGGGCTGTGGGTCATTTACGCCACCGAGGGCAACAACGGGCGCCTGGTGGTGAGCCAGCTCAACCCCTACACGCTGCGTTTCGAGGGCACGTGGGAGACCGGCTACGACAAGCGCTCGGCGTCCAACGCCTTCATGGTGTGCGGGGTCCTGTACGTGCTGCGCTCCGTGTACGTGGACGACGACAGCGAGGCGGCGGGCAACCGCGTGGACTACGCCTTCAACACCAACGCCAACCGCGAGGAGCCCGTGAGCCTGGCCTTCCCCAACCCCTACCAGTTCGTCTCCTCCGTGGACTACAACCCTCGCGACAACCAGCTTTACGTCTGGAACAACTATTTTGTGGTGCGCTACAGCCTGGAGTTCGGGCCGCCCGACCCCAGTGCGG GCCCAGCCACTTCCCCACCTGTCAGCACGACCACCACAGCCCGACCCACACCCCTCACCAGCACGGCCTCGCCCGCAGCCACCACCCCGCTCCGCCGGGTGCCCCTCACCACACACCCTGTGGGTGCCATCAACCAGCTGGGACCTGACCTGCCTCCAGCCAcagccccagctcccagcacccggcggcccccagcccccaacctGCACGTGTCCCCAGAGCTCTTCTGTGAACCTAGAGAGGTGCGGCGGGTCCAGTGGCCGGCCACCCAGCAGGGCATGCTGGTGGAGAGGCCCTGCCCCAAGGGGACCCGAG GAATTGCCTCCTTCCAGTGTCTACCAGCCCTGGGGCTCTGGAACCCCCGGGGCCCTGACCTCAGCAACTGCACCTCCCCCTGGGTCAACCAGGTGGCCCAGAAG ATCAAGAGCGGGGAAAATGCAGCCAACATTGCCAGTGAGCTAGCCCGTCACACCCGAGGCTCCATCTATGCGGGTGACGTGTCCTCCTCCGTGAAGCTGATGGAGCAGCTGCTGGATATTCTGGACGCCCAGCTGCAGGCCTTGCGGCCCATCGAGCGCGAGTCAGCTGGCAAGAACTACAACAAG aTGCACAAGCGGGAGAGAACCTGCAAAGACTACATCAAG GCTGTGGTAGAGACTGTGGACAACCTGCTGCGGCCAGAGGCTCTGGAATCCTGGAAGGACATGAACGCTACGGAGCAGGTGCACACAGCCACCATGCTCTTGGATGTCCTGGAGGAGGGTGCCTTCCTGCTGGCCGACAATGTCAGGGAGCCCGCCCGCTTCCTGGCTGCCAAGCAGAATGTGG TCCTGGAGGTGACAGTCCTCAACACCGAGGGCCAAGTGCAGGAGCTGGTGTTCCCCCAGGAGTACCCAAGCGAGAACTCCATCCAGCTGTCCGCCAATACCATCAAGCAGAACAGCCGCAACG GTGTAGTCAAAGTCGTTTTCATCCTCTACAACAACCTGGGTCTCTTCCTGTCCACCGAGAACGCCACAGTGAAGCTGGCAGGTGAAGCAGGTTCAGGTGGCCCAGGCGGCGCCTCCCTGGTGGTGAATTCGCAGGTCATCGCAGCGTCCATCAACAAGGAGTCCAGTCGAGTCTTTCTCATGGACCCTGTCATCTTCACCGTGGCCCACCTGGAG GCCAAGAACCACTTCAATGCTAACTGCTCCTTCTGGAACTACTCGGAGCGTTCCATGCTGGGCTACTGGTCAACCCAGGGCTGCCGCCTGGTGGAGTCCAACAAGACCCACACCACGTGTGCCTGCAGCCACCTCACCAACTTCGCCGTGCTGATGGCCCACCACGAGATC TACCAGGGCCGCATCAATGAGCTGCTGTTGTCGGTCATCACCTGGGTGGGCATCGTGATCTCCCTCGTCTGCCTGGCCATCTGTATCTCTACCTTCTGCTTCTTGCGGGGGCTGCAGACTGACCGCAACACCATCCACAAGAACCTGTGCATCAACCTCTTCCTGGCTGAGCTGCTCTTCCTGGTCGGGATCGACAAGACTCAGTATGAG ATCGCCTGCCCCATCTTCGCTGGCTTGCTGCACTACTTCTTCCTGGCCGCCTTCTCCTGGCTGTGCCTGGAGGGTGTGCACCTCTATCTGCTGCTGGTGGAAGTGTTTGAGAGCGAGTACTCCCGTACCAAGTACTACTACTTGGGGGGCTACTGCTTCCCGGCACTGGTGGTGGGCATCGCGGCTGCCATCGACTACCGCAGCTATGGCACCGAGAAGGC CTGCTGGCTCCGAGTGGACAATTATTTCATCTGGAGCTTCATCGGGCCAGTCTCCTTTGTTATCGTG GTGAACCTGGTGTTCCTCATGGTGACCCTGCACAAGATGATCCGGAGCTCATCTGTGCTCAAGCCCGACTCCAGTCGCCTCGACAACATTAA atcCTGGGCCCTGGGGGCCATCGCGCTGCTCTTCCTGCTGGGTCTCACTTGGGCTTTCGGCCTGCTCTTCATCAATAAGGAGTCGGTGGTCATGGCCTATCTCTTCACCACTTTCAACGCCTTCCAGGGGGTCTTCATCTTTGTCTTTCACTGCGCCTTACAGAAGAAG gtGCACAAGGAGTACAGCAAGTGCCTGCGTCACTCCTACTGCTGCATCCGTTCCCCCCCCGGGGGCGCTCACGGCTCACTGAAGACCTCAGCCATGCGGAGCAACACCCGCTACTACACAGGGACCCAG AGCCGAATCCGGAGGATGTGGAACGACACCGTGAGGAAACAGACGGAGTCCTCCTTCATGGCAGGCGACATCAACAGTACCCCCACCCTGAACAGAG GTACCATGGGGAACCACCTGCTGACCAACCCCGTGCTACAGCCCCGTGGGGGCACCAGCCCCTACAACACCCTCATTGCTGAGTCGGTGGGCTTCAATCCCTCCTCGCCCCCTGTCTTCAACTCCCCAG GGAGCTACCGGGAACCCA AGCACCCTCTGGGAGGCCGGGAAGCCTGTGGCATGGACACACTGCCCCTCAATGGCAACTTCAACAACAGTTACTCCTTGCGAAGTGGGGATTTCCCTCCAGGGGATGGGGCCTCCGAGCCACCGCGAGGCCGGAACCTGGCCGACGCTGCCGCCTTCGAGAAGATGATCATCTCAGAGCTGGTACACAACAACCTGCGGGGCGGCAGCAGCGGGGCCAAGGGCCCTCCACCACCCGAACCCCCCGTGCCACCTGTGCCAGGGGGCGGTGGCGAGGAAGAAGCAGGCGGGCCTGGGGGTGCTGACCGGGCAGAGATCGAACTTCTCTACAAGGCCCTGGAGGAGCCGCTGCTGCTGCCCCGGGCCCAGTCGGTGCTGTACCAGAGCGATCTGGATGAGTCGGAGAGCTGCACTGCGGAGGATGGGGCCACCAGccggcccctctcctcccctccggGCCGGGACTCCCTCTATGCCAGCGGGGCCAACCTGCGGGACTCGCCCTCCTACCCGGACAGCAGCCCCGAGGGGCCCAGCGAggccctcccaccacccccgccTGCGCCCCCCGGTCCCCCCGAAATCTACTACACCTCGCGCCCACCGGCCCTGGTGGCCCGGAACCCCCTGCAGGGCTACTACCAGGTGCGGCGGCCCAGCCACGAGGGCTACCTGGCAGCCCCAGGCCTCGAGGGGCCAGGGCCCGACGGGGATGGGCAGATGCAGCTGGTCACCAGTCTCTGA